One Streptomyces umbrinus genomic window, CCGCGACGATGTCGTCACGGATCGCCGTGCATACCGAGTGCGCGGGAATACGCATGACCGGACCTCCGCCTTAACCCCCGCGAAACGCGGTCGATTGACGCTTGTTCGGTGACTCTATTGCAGAGAGCGGGAAATTCCGATGGCGGACCGGAATCCGTGGATATTTTTTGGACACACCTGGCTTCTGAACAGGCAGTCGTCCGGTGCAAAGTCGGCCGGGAAGTGGCCGAGAAGCCGTCAGGAAGTGATCAGAACCGCGCGAAGGCCCCGGCTCGGTGAGCCGGGGCCTTCGGGAGAGGTGTCCGCGCGGGCGGGCCGTTGCGTGGGAAGGCTGCCGCGTGGGAGGGCGGTCTCCGACCGTCAGACGTTCACGCCGTGCTGGCGGAGATACGCGATCGGGTCGATGTCCGAGCCGTACTCCGCGCTCGTCCGCGCCTCGAAGTGCAGGTGCGCCCCGGTGACGTTGCCGGTCGCCCCGGAGAGGCCTATCTGCTGGCCCGGGGTGACCGTCTGGCCGACCGAGACACCGAGGGACGACATGTGCCCGTACTGCGTGTAGGTGCCGTCGTTCATCTTGATGACGACCTCGTTGCCGTACGAGCCGCCCCAGCCGGCCTCGACGACGGTGCCGGCGCCCACCGCGTGCACGGCGGTGCCGCTCGCGGCGTGGAAGTCGATACCGGTGTGGCTGCCGGAGGACCAGACGGCGCCGCCGGCCTTGTAGCCGGTGGAGACGTACGAGCCGGAGATGGGCGCGGTGTACGACTTCAGCAGGCGCTCGCGCTCGGCCGCACGGGCGGCGCGGGCCTTGACCTCGCGCTCCTTCTTGGCCTTCTCCGCGGCTTCCTTGGCCCGCTCCTTGGCGGCGGCCTCGGCCTTCTCGCGGGCGGCGGTCTCGTCGGCGGCCTGCTGCTGGGCGGCGGCCTGGGCGTCGATCTGGTCGGCGACCGAGTCGCCGATGGTGATCGCCTGGGTCAGGGTCTGCTCGGCCGGGCTCTCGGCGGCGAGTGCGGGAGCAGCCAGGGTGCCGACCACACCGGTGGTGGCGAGTGCGGCGACGCCGACGGTCCGGTTGGTCGTGCGCTTCATACGGCTGGGACGACGGTGCTTCCCGGCGGCGCGAGTGAACGCCATGAAGTGGCTGGTCCTTTCCTTCCTTCTCGCCTACCGGGTTAGCTGACGGGTTCGGAGCAGGAAGGTCTCCTACGGACCCCCTTCGGGAAGGGCGTCCGATTCACCCCAGGGACTACGTATGGGTCCCCGGCTCCCCTGGCTCGCGCCGTACGGGGACTCGGCGATGACTGTCCGGTGCCGCGGGCGCGGCGCACTGCCTGACGAACAGCCGGACCGACGCTAAGCGGGGCGTCTTTCAATCAACAAACGGATCAAGGGTTTTGTAGCGCATGCCACAGGGCAGACAGGCAACCTCCCTATCAATACGGACAACCCGCAGTTCGGGTGCTGAAGTCCGGGCAAAAGGAGAACCCAGGCGACTCTTCGGTCACCTGGGTTCTCCGTGGAACGACCCTGTTCCGCTCCGCGTTCTACTCCGCTGTCACGACGCTGACTTCGCCGATTCCGAGGGCCCGGACCGGCTCCTCGATCTGCGCGGCGTCACCGACGAGGACGGTCACCAGACGGTCCACCGGGAAGGCGCTCACGGCGGCCGCGGTGGCCTCCACGGTGCCCGTCGCGGCGAGCTGTTGGTACAGCGTCGCCTGGAAGTCGTCCGGCAGGTACTGCTCGACCTGGTCGGCGAGGGTGCCCGCGACGGCGGCGGCCGTCTCGTACTTCAGCGGCGCCACGCCCACGAGGTTCTGCACGGCGATGTCGCGCTCGGCGTCGGTGAGTCCCTCGGCCGCGAGGGTGCGCAGCACCTTCCAGAGGTCGTCGAGCGCCGGGCCGGTGTTCGGGGTGTCCACGGAGCCGCTGATGGCGAGCATCGCGGCGCCCGTCCCGTCCGGCGCGGAGCGCAGCACCTGGCCGAACGCCCGCACACCGTAGGTGTATCCCTTTTCCTCGCGCAGGACGCGGTCCAGGCGCGAGGTGAGGGTGCCGCCGAGGCAGTACGTGCCGAGCACCTGGGCGGGCCACACGCGGTCGTGCCGGTCGGCGCCGACGCGGCCGATGAGGAGCTGCGTCTGGACGGCTCCGGGACGGTCGACGATGATCACGCGGCCCGTGTCGTCGGCGGTCACCGGCGGGATGGGACGGGCCTGGGCCTGCGATCCGGTCCAGGCGCCGAGCGTGTCCCCGAGCAGCGCGTCGAGGTCGACGCCGGTGAGGTCGCCGACCACGACCGCCGTCGCGGTGGCGGGGCGTACGTGCTTCTCGTAGAAGGCGCGGACGGCCGCCGAGTCGATCGTGGTGACCGTCTCCTCGGTGCCCTGGCGCGGGCGCGACATGCGCGAGGTCGCCGGGAAGAGCTGCCGGGAGAGCTCCTTGGCGGCGCGGCGGGCCGGGTTGGCGGTCTCGTGCGGGATCTCGTCGAGCCGGTTGCGCACCAGCCGCTCGATCTCGCTGTCCTCGAAGGCGGGTGCCCTGAGGGCGTCGGCGAGCAGGCCGAGCGCCTTGGGGAGCCGGGAGACGGGGACTTCGAGGCTGATCCGGACGCCGGGGTGGTCGGCGTGCGCGTCGAGGGTGGCGCCGCAGCGCTCCAGCTCGGCGGCGAACTCCTCGGCGGAGTGCTTGTCGGTTCCCTCGGTGAAGGCACGCGCCATGATCGTGGCGACGCCGTCCAGGCCCTGCGGCTCGGCCTCCAGCGGGGCCGCCAGGAGGATCTCGACGGCGACGACCTGCTGGCCGGGGCGGTGGCAGCGCAGCAGCGTCAGGCCGTTGTCGAGCGCGCCGCGCTCGGGGGCCGGGAAGG contains:
- a CDS encoding M23 family metallopeptidase encodes the protein MAFTRAAGKHRRPSRMKRTTNRTVGVAALATTGVVGTLAAPALAAESPAEQTLTQAITIGDSVADQIDAQAAAQQQAADETAAREKAEAAAKERAKEAAEKAKKEREVKARAARAAERERLLKSYTAPISGSYVSTGYKAGGAVWSSGSHTGIDFHAASGTAVHAVGAGTVVEAGWGGSYGNEVVIKMNDGTYTQYGHMSSLGVSVGQTVTPGQQIGLSGATGNVTGAHLHFEARTSAEYGSDIDPIAYLRQHGVNV
- a CDS encoding M16 family metallopeptidase, with translation MTELATMEFHPQPQAGEARPWAFPAPERGALDNGLTLLRCHRPGQQVVAVEILLAAPLEAEPQGLDGVATIMARAFTEGTDKHSAEEFAAELERCGATLDAHADHPGVRISLEVPVSRLPKALGLLADALRAPAFEDSEIERLVRNRLDEIPHETANPARRAAKELSRQLFPATSRMSRPRQGTEETVTTIDSAAVRAFYEKHVRPATATAVVVGDLTGVDLDALLGDTLGAWTGSQAQARPIPPVTADDTGRVIIVDRPGAVQTQLLIGRVGADRHDRVWPAQVLGTYCLGGTLTSRLDRVLREEKGYTYGVRAFGQVLRSAPDGTGAAMLAISGSVDTPNTGPALDDLWKVLRTLAAEGLTDAERDIAVQNLVGVAPLKYETAAAVAGTLADQVEQYLPDDFQATLYQQLAATGTVEATAAAVSAFPVDRLVTVLVGDAAQIEEPVRALGIGEVSVVTAE